In Macaca nemestrina isolate mMacNem1 chromosome 14, mMacNem.hap1, whole genome shotgun sequence, the sequence aggagggatTTGTGAAGATAAGCACAGGCCCCTCGTTGCCCTGGCAACAGGCCCCGCCCCTCCAGCCTGGCCCGGGGAACAGCCCCTCCTCCGCCCTGCTGCCCTCCACACCCCGCCCCTCCTTGCCTCTCCTGTCTGGCCTGGGTTATGGTGGCCTCCTAGGCTCACTCCTGGAAGACAGACAACCTGAGGTCAGCGGTTCCCACACCTAAAAGTGAAAGGAATCCCGTGGGAGCAGGTTgcaatgcagattctcaggctcaGGGCCCAGTTCTAAATGTGAGGTCTGGAGTGGGCTCCAGGAATCTGTATTCTTAATGTGGACCCGGGTGATTCCGGGAAGCTTGGAGTGAGGCCCTGGGTTTGGATTCCAGCCTCACTCGGGCCGTGGACGGTGAGGCTGCTTCGAGTCTCCCTTTCCTGAGCTGTAAAACGGGGATCATCATACTGTCCACCTCGGAGGGTAAATGCCAAGATCAACCGAGATGACACAAGAAAGATGGCTGTCCCTCCCAGGCAGGACTGTGGCACTACTGCATGCCTCCCAGGACGGGcagctccttcccttccctccccttctggCTCTGACTGGAGAAACTCCTTCCTGCCATGGGGATGGACTCGGTCTCCAGGGCTCTGTCATTTAAAGCCCATCTGCTCCCACGGTCCTGGGAAGATCCCTTGTGACAAGGCACCTCCCCCGCCCCCCAGGATCCTTTCCCTGGTGCTGCCTCCCCGGCATGATCCCAACTGCTCTGAGATAGGGGACAAAGCTTCGGGTTGGATGGcagggagtggggggagggggctGGTAGTGGGGGGGCGGGTCCCTTGTACTGCACAGGTGAGGGACAGTGCTCTGTGGGGGGATTAAGTGAGGGGCCTGTTGGCACAGGCGCCGGCAGCCGGGGTCCTTTACCATGGGTTATGAGTGCTGCACCCTCCTGAGCAGTGCTGGCCACACCTAGTCTCAGGGCTGTGCCCCACATCACCTTGGTGAATCCTTTCAACACCTCCACGAGATGGGCACTTTTTGTACCCCAGATACAAACCAGGACTGCCCGGTGCCCCAAACCTGTGCCCTTTCCTGAGGGAGCTGGAAGGATGCGGGTCAGGCCACAGGACAGCCCTGCCTGGAATGCGGATGACGCCTGAGAGGCTGCCAGCCTTATCTGGGGGGCTTCACcagggtgggggagggaagggtGCAGGGTCTGAGCTATTCTGCGGTCTGGTTAGTGTCTAGATGACAACCTGGGTAGGGGAGGGGCACCTCTGGGAGttgcaggtgggggtgggggaaggaacgGGGGCTGTGTCTTCTGGaggctcccctcccccatccttaCCGAGTTCCTACCAAAAGCAGCCCTTGGCTTCGGTGCGGAGGGGTTGAATAGCTCAGCATTTGATGAGGGGGTTCTATTATCCAGCTTTCAGACTGAGAAACGGAGTCTCCGTGGGAGAAATGACTTACCCAGGGTCTCATAGTAACTTTCTGAGCTGAAATTGAACCCAGGGCTGTTTCACTTCAAAGCCCAAGTCCTCGCCTGGCCATTGGGCTGACAAGGCtctcaggaaggcaggaagaaaggaaggggggATGAGGATCTCTGGGCGTGGCTTCCAAGCCAGTTGGTGACCCTCTGTTAGAGAGAGCTCCAGTGCTGGAAGCATCACGGTGGCCTGGGGCAGGTGTCCCGTGAGCCATCTCAGTACCTGCTCTGTACCACACGACCTCGGCCAGGCTGGCCACTTAGGTGTTTGCTGATGGGGGATGAAATGAGGGCCAGGGACCCTCTAGAAGTTCCCAGGCCAGTGGCTGGTGGAAGGTGTGGGGGGTAGTGAGGTGGAGAAGGGGTAGGAATGAGACCAGCGGAGCACACGATCCCTGCCTTTGAAGTTGTCCACCCATCCTCCCGAGGTTGAGGTCGGGACCATCTCCAGTTTCACCCAGGGATGGAGTTACCAGACCCCTGGCAGAAGAGGTGGAGGGGGCAGTGGGAGGAGCCTCACCCTCTTGGACCTCCTCAGATGGATAGGGCCTGCAGGAGGCAGACCCCTCCCTAGGCGGAGCTGAAATAACCCGGATAGACCTTGAAGCCTGTCCCAGCGAACACTAACTTGCTGTGTGAAGTGGACAGGGCCGAGCAGACTCGGCAAGCCTTCACTTACTTTCCTGGGCCTCCTTTTGCTGTCGGGTGCAATGGGCATGGCAGACCCTACCTCAAAGGGGGCCTGCAGGGACAAGACAGTGGAGGGAAGCTCACAGCGTCAGGGAGCCTCTGCTCACTAATCCTGCCCAGGAGCCAGGCATCCTTGGTCCTATTTCTCTGTTATATAGACTCTCCTAAAACCGTTGCCAGTTCTGGGTATAGATGTGTGCAGCTTACTGGGACCTGGCTTGCAGATTCCTGACCCTCCATCCATCCTGTGCATGGAGAGACCCGTGTTGCTTTCGGGGTCTGGGGTGGGCCTgagagggtggggaggagatTGTCCTTGTAACCTctgcccaccctgcccagccagtTTCTTCTTTCTACAGGGACGGTGCCTTCAGAGCCCCCCAGTGCCTGTGCCTCAGACCCGTGTGCTCCAGGGACCGAGTGCCAGGCTACCAAGAGTGGTGGCTATACCTGCGGGCCCACAGAGCCCCGGGGCTGTGCCACCCAGCCATGCCACCACGGCGCTCTGTGTGTGCCCCAGGGTCTGGATCCCGACGGCTTCCGCTGCTACTGCGTGCCGGGTTTCCAGGGCCCTCGCTGTGAGCTGGACATCGATGAGTGTGCATCCCGGCCGTGCCACCATGGGGCCACCTGCCGCAACCTGGCCGATCGCTACGAGTGCCATTGCCCCCTTGGCTATGCAGGTAACAGCCTGGGCCGCCCTGGGAGGAGGTCTGTGATACGGATCCCATCAGCTGCTCAGAGTGCAAGCATTGTGGCTTCAGCTTTGACTTTCGTGTAGGGACGGACGCCCCCAGGTATCCGGGCAGCTCTAGGGTATACCCACTTGGTCTGACTACAGAACTAATGCTTTGCGGGCTTACCTGGCAGCTCTGGGTGAGAGTATGTATGTGCGGGTGCTGGCATGGTGTGTGGCACATCTCAGGCACTCGATAAATGTGATTTCAGTCCAGCCTCGAGTTCAGTTTGGCTCTGGGGGTGGAGATATCCCCTCAGACATCTCTGGCAGTGTGGACATGCCTGGCGTGACTTGAATGAGGATGCCCAGATAGTCTTTCTAGCACTTACTTCAGGCCTGTGCCAAGCCGTCATGTAGACACCATCTACATGACAAGCACCATTGGCTCATTTGAACACTCCTGATGTGGTCTGGAATGCAATGTGGACCCCTGGCCTCTGGGTCTCCCCCAGAGTTCTAGCATAGAGACATACATGGTCTCGTTCAAACTGTAATGTTGACGTACCCCAGGGCTCGCCGCTGTCTGGAGTGGGGTAACATATACGTAAGTGCTCAGAAAAGTGACTGGCATTGAGGGTACCTTCTCCAGAGTGTGGCCCGTCCCAGGCCCATCCATGGTCTGAGCCGAGGGCATCCTGGAGCGGCTTCCTAGAGAGGCCTGAAGTCGGGAAGGAGGGCGTAGCTGCTGGGGACAGGTCTGGGAGCGAGGCTAAGTCCAGGGCAGTCTAGAGTCTGCAGTGTAGATGCTCTGGATTCTACTTCAATCCTGAATTCAGACAATTGTACTCTGAGGGCAGGGGGCAGTTTGAAGTTACCTCAGAGCAAGGGGTACAGATTGGGGGGCTGAGTTGCAGGGCAGGGGGCCTATAGCGAAGCGATGGCAGCTGATGAAGAGAGATTTGGGAAGCTGGTTCCGTGCATCTTTCTCATCGTTCCAGTGTCTCGGTGTCTGGGTGTATTAGTGTACATGCCAGTGCAGGTCACATCCGTCTGTGTGTCTCCTAGTTCCAAGATCTGTTTTGCATCCGTAAAGCTCTGCCAGTACCTGGGGGTGTCTCTGCAGtctgagtgcatgtgtgagcagtGGGTTGCGCGGGCAGTGGGTTGCGCGGGCAGTGGGTTGTGCACCTGGATGTGTAGTGCTCGCGCACTTCGGGTGACTCTTCCTGGGTAAGCTGTGGATGTGAGTGGGGGCAGCATCTGCCGTGACTCATACTCTCCTCTTTCCATTCCAAGCCGGGTGGGGAAGTTTAGGATTTCCAGACGAGGCCTGGCTCCCCCTGGCAcagagggtgggagtggggatggggagggatgaGGGAAGGGTCACGGGAAGGTGGGGCCATGTTTTGTGCTCAATGAACTGAGAAGGGGGAGGGTTCCAGCTGGAGTCAGCTGGGCCTCTGGCCCCCCCCCCTTCACCAAACCCACTTAGGGGGCAGGGCTCACTGGAGTCTACAGTGACACGTGAGTCCAGGATGATCTCAGGCAGTGTATCTGAAACCCGGGACTCTCCATCTCCCTTCCTCTTCACCCTCACCATGGGAGAGCCACGCAACTGTCTTGATTTGCCCAGGACTGTGAGGGTTCCTGGGACTTGGTACTTTCAGTTCTAAAACCAGGACAGTGCAGGGACACCAGGAGGAGTGATTACCCTACTCAAGCATCTCCTGCCTCTCTGGGGTCTGAAAGCCACCAAAGTGGACCTTCTAAAAAATAggtagggccaggtgcggtggctcatgcttgtaatcccagcacttcgggaggccgaggtgggtagatcacttgaggccaggagttagagacgagcctgggcaacatggtgaaaccccttctctaccaaaaaatacaaaaattagctgggtgaggtggcatgcacctgtaatcccagctactctgcaggctgaggcatgagaatcgcttggaccccggaggcagagattgcagtgggctgagattgcaccattgcactccagcctgggtaacagagcgagactctgtcttaaaaaaaaaacaaacacaaacaaacaaacaaaacacctaaAATGTACGTGGGACCAAGTCACTTACCTGTCTGAAACTTCCAGGATGGACCCGGAGGTTACCTGGTCCTCAAGGCACTAACACCTCCCACCCGACTCACCTCCTCCACCCTCTCCCTTGCTTCCAACCCTCCAAGCACCCTGCCTAGGGCATCATGGCCCTGGCCCGGAGTAGAACTTGCCTCCTGCTGCAGTCTCTTTGGAATGCAACTGCTGCCCACAGTCCTCTATCTGAATCCTTCAAAAGCCTATTCTtctaggaagccttccctgaacaGAGCAGACCCCGGCTATTGCTTTCCCAAGACCCAACCCCTTTCCTTGTTGAACTTGGCAACATCAAAACCCAGCTCATTTACGTAACTACTGGCCAaatcccacccacccccaccatgTACTGGCCTAGACTGCTGTGAGCCCCATGAGGGCAAGGTTGTCTGTCTCGTTTATCTCCCTGCCTTTGCTGGCGTGACCCCCCCCACCCggccccaccaccaccacccggcTCTGAATGAATGAACCCACGAATCTCTAACTCTGCAGCAGGCCTGGCTCGGCCTCTTCCTCCCTGCTCTGGGTGTTCATCCTGCGCCCTGTGTCCCCTGCCCTGTCCAGGCGTGACCTGCGAGACGGAGGTAGACGAGTGCGCCTCGGCGCCCTGTGTGCACGGGGGCTCGTGCCTGGACGGCGTGGGCTCCTTCCGCTGTGTGTGCGCGCCGGGCTACGGGGGCACCCGTTGCCAGCTGGACCTTGACGAGTGCCAGAGCCAGCCATGTGCTCACGGGGGCACGTGCCACGACCTGGTCAATGGGTGAGCGAGCGGCGGGGCAGGGGGTTGGGGCGCCGGGTGCCCCAATGCGGGGAGGCCCGGGTGCGGGGCAGAAGGGGCGGGCACTCGCTCAGCTCCGCCCACGCACCCTCCCCAGGTTCCGGTGCGACTGCGCGGGCACCGGCTACGAGGGCACGCGCTGCGAGCAGGAGGTGCTGGAGTGCGCATCGGCGCCCTGTGCGCACAACGCGTCCTGCCTCGAGGGTCTCGGGAGCTTCCGCTGCCTCTGTTGGCCAGGTGTGTGCATGCAGGTGCGCGGCCTGGGGTAGCCGGATAGGTACTGTGTATGCGTGCGTGGCCTGGGGTGGAGGGGTAGGTGTGCGCGCGTGCGGCCTGGGGCGGCGGGGCAGATGTGTGACTGTGCGCGAGTGCCTACTGGGTCCTCGGGaccagagtgtgtgtgtgattgcAACCTGtcggagcctcagtttcctgatctacAAAATAGGGCTGATCGTAGCGCCTGCTCCTGGGGTTGCTGCGGGGAGAGTGAAGGTGCGACGCCTGGGAAACCCTTGGGACGGGCCTGACAGCTGTAAAGGGCTTGGTAATTAACGCTAGTAATAGTAGTaagactaggccgggcgcggtggctcacgcctgtaatgccagcactttgggaggctgaggcgggcggatcacgaagtcaggagttcgagaccagcctggccaacattgtgaaacttcgtctctactaaaaaaacacaaattagctgagcatggtggagtgttcctgtagtgccagctactctgcaagctgaggcaggagaatcgcttgaacctgagaggtggaagtgagctgagatcatgccactgcactccagctggggcaacagagcaagactctgtctcaaaaaaaaaaaaaaaggaaaaatagtagtAAGACCAGTAACAGCAGCAATaggctgctgctgctgaaggCTGCCATGGTCATCCCTGCTGCCCTCAGTGCATCCCTCCCTCGCCATTCGTGGCTTATTCCGAGCCGCGGTCCCTTGCTGAAGAGGTGCTGCCCGGCAACCCTGTGAGACCTaatgtctgcatgtgtgtgtcccCAGGCTACAGCGGCGAGCTGTGTGAGGTGGACGAGGACGAGTGTGCATCGAGCCCCTGCCAGCACGGGGGCCGATGCCTGCAGCGCTCTGACCCGGCCCTCTACGGGGACGTCCAGGCCACCTTACCTGGTACCTTCAGCTTCCGCCACGCTGCGGGCTTCGtgtgccactgccctcctggctttgAGGGTGAGCCCCTGTTGGGGAAGTGGTCAGCCCGTGTCCAGATGCCCAGGGAGGGATCTtgtgccccacccccaccccgccccacacCCGCGACTGCCCTCTCTTAGACTCAGTCTCCCTAGCTATAGAATAGACCCTCTCAGCCCCTGCCTGGCTCTGAGGGTGCAGGTGGGACCCACAGCTGGGCCTCTTGCAGGAGCCGACTGCGGTGTGGAGGTGGACGAGTGTGCCTCACGGCCATGCCTCAACGGAGGCCGCTGCCAGGACCTGCCCAATGGCTTCCAGTGTCACTGCCCAGATGGCTACGCAGgtgtctggggtggggtgggcccTGGCACCATCCGAATTGGTGGTCCTCGGGTGAGAAGGTCCCTTCTGTCTGGATGTGTGGATTGATGGGGTTAAGGAGATCAGGGAGGAGGTGGGTATGAGGGCCCAGGTGACCGCTGAGGGTGGCTGAACTAGGACTCACTTTGGAGGTGAGACTGGGGCTCAGGTGTGTAGTGGGGCTGGGGCCATAGTGGGCTGAGGTTGTCTGGGAGAACACGTGGAAGGACGGTCTTCAGGAAAGATGGAGGCGGTTCAGCCAGGACAGAGAAGGACATAGGGGCTATTGCAGAGATTTAGGGGGCAGCATCTGTAGAAAGATGACTCTGACCTTTGGGGAGCTGGGGCCTGTCAGGCAGGAGTTGGGGGTTCAGAAAGTCTCCCCCTGCCTTGGGTGCATGCAGATGCACAGACATAGGACACCGGTGAGCCCAGGGaactccacctccaacactgaatGTTCCTGCCCCCTCTGGAATGCCTGCGACACCTCCCTCACGCCCGCCCGCATTCCTGCTGGGGCACACTGCCTCCTCTCCCTGGCAGGTTCCTGGGCACAGCCTCCTCTACCAGGGGAAAGAGATGGTGATCATatctccccctccctctgtcacctGAAGATGGTGGGACCCAGGGTGGGACCCATCCCCAGCCCTGGATGGATGGTGGGACTCAGTGTCCCCAGCGCTGGATGGCCAACACTCCTGGGGGCCCTGAAGGCCCATCCACTGCCTCCATGGGCCGAGGTTCCCCAAGTCCTGCTCCAAGAGCCATGGCCTCTtgggtgcctggcacacagtgggcccACACAGCACGTCTGGCCTCTGGGAAGCAATTGCTCTGCATCTTGTTTTTTCCTTGACACAGCCCCATGAGGCAGGGGTTTAAAACCCCATCTTACAGCTGAGAGGATGAGGGGGTGTCATCCCCCAGGTTTACCAGTATCAGCGGGAACCCGGCTCCTCTCCCAGTTGAGCTTAGCTGTTGGGTGACAGGGAGGGCAGACCTCTGAGGTCAGAGCCAGAGAGGGGGGACCCCAGCTGCAGGGCTGGGCTCTTTGCCTGTCCTCCCTCCCTTTAGGCCGTGCTGGGCATGGGGGAGGCCAGTGCCTGGCATTCCTGAGCAGGCTCCGAAGGAGGCAGCTGGGCCGGGCAGGGAGCTCtgtccctccccacttccccagccTCAGTGCCCGCCCACCACTCTCAACCTGTCTGGAGGGCATGGCAATGGAGCCGGGGGCTCTGTGGACCTTCCTGGGCCACCTGTGGCTCCTGACAGGTATGGAGGAATGTGGGCCGTGGGCAGGAGGAGGTTGGTGGGTGGCGGTTCCTAGGAGGAAGCTGTGGAATTTGTGAGCTGATCGGGGCTGGGCTTCAAACCCTGTGGCTTCTCTGGGCCTGGGTTCCTCCAGCTGGGATGTGGCTCTTTCGGAGCGACAGTGGACTATGGCTTCTTGACCCAAGCTGGGGCCTGAGCACCTGAAGGGATCCCTGGAGGGAGGATGAGGCAGCCCCTTCACAGCCAGTGTGAGGGCCCTGGGGCAGAGGGACTGAGGGGTTGGAGCCTGGGGGGCCACTCAGAGTGCCTCAGGTGCATGCACTACCCCACTAGCTCCTCCATTTCATCACTCTGTCCATAAAAGCCATGCCAGGCCCTTTGCTGGGCACCAAGGACATACTCAGGTCCCTGAAGATCTCCGCTGAGTAAACAAATACGTTTAATGTGGGGTTCTGCGGAGCTGTGCCTATGACTGGAGAGTGATACAGTAGTTTGAGGTTGGGAGTTAGGGAAAGCCTCTGGGCTCTTTGAGTTTGGGCTTTGCAGGATGAGTAGCAGTTTGAAAGGAAGGGTAAGGGAGAATGAGGCATTCCACAGGTAGAACAGTATGAGCAAAGCCCCAGAGTCGGGACCTTCCAGGAAATGCTTGGAGGAATGGGAGGTTCGAGGTTTGTGGGAAGCAGGATTGAGGCTTGAGAGCCTGGTAGGACCCATCCCATGAGGGTGTCTTAAATGTCAGGGTAGACCTGAAGCAGCAGAGGAACCTGGCCAGGTGATGCTTTAGAAATAGACCTCTGGCCATTGGTGGAGATGGATGGGAAAGGGCTTCTGAAGGCTGGTGAACTGGAGCATGCAGGATGGTCGCCCAGAGAGCTGGTAAGGCAGgagatggagggtgggagaaagggGGCATTGGAGATTGTTTAGGAGATTAGATCTACAGGGCCTGGAGACTCACCAGATATGGGAAGGGAAGGGACATCTTGACTTCTGGCCTACAGGGGACTTGAGAGGACCATGAGAAATCCTTTGGGAATTGGTTTGGTTGATAGGTACTGAGGTCCCCATCACAAGAGGCATGTAAGTTCTGGGTCAATACTGTGGTTCTGGCCCCAGACATCACTGAGCCTTGGCTTGGTCTCTCCCAAAGGGCCGACATGTGAGGAAGATGTGGATGAATGCCTGTCAGATCCCTGCCTGCATGGCGGAAACTGCAGTGACACTGTGGCAGGCTATATCTGCAGGTGCCCAGAGACGTGGGGCGGGCGCGACTGTTCTGTGCAGCTCACTGGCTGCCAGGGCCACACCTGCCCACTGGCTGCCACCTGCATCCCTATCTTCGAGTCTGGGGTCCACAGTTATGTCTGCCACTGCCCACCTGGTACCCATGGACCTTTCTGTGGCCAGAATACCACCTTCTCTGTGATGGCTGGGAGACCCATTCAGGCATCAGTGCCAGCTGGTGGCCCCCTGGGTCTGGCACTGAGGTTTCGCACTACGCTGCCTGCTGGGACCTTGGCCACTCGCAATGACACCAGGGAAAGCTTGGAGCTGGCATTGGTGGCAGCCACACTTCAGGCCACACTCTGGAGCCACGGCACCACTGTGCTTGTCCTGAGACTGCCAGACCTGGGCCTAAATGATGGCCATTGGCACCAGGTGGAGGTGGTGCTCCACCTAGCGACCCTGGAGCTACGGCTCTGGCATGAGGGCTGCCCTGCCCGGCTCTGTGTGGCCTCTGGTCCTGTGGCCCTGGCTCCCACGGCTTCAGCAACTCCACTGCCTGCTGGGATCTCCTCCGCCCAGCTGGGGGACGCGACCTTTGCAGGCTGTCTCCAGGACGTGCGTGTGGATGGGCACCTCCTGCTGCCTGAGGATCTCGGCGAGAACGTCCTCCTGGGCTGCGAGCGCCGAGAGCAGTGCCAGCCTCTGCCTTGTGTCCATGGAGGGTCCTGCGTGGATCTGTGGACTCATTTCCGTTGCAACTGTCCTCGACCCCACAGGGGTCCCATGTGTGCTGATGGTGAGGAATAAGCCAGGTGGGAAGGCAGCACCTGAGATCTGGCTCCCTCAGCCTGCAGGCCTCACACCTGGCACCTTCTCTCCCTGCAGAGATTCCTGCTGCCACCTTTGGCTTGGGAGGCGCCCCAAGTTCTGCCTCTTTTCTGCTTCAAGAGCTGCCAGGCCCCAACCTCACACTGTCTTTCCTTCTCCGTACTCGGGAGCCCGCTGGCCTGTTGCTCCAGTTTGCCAATGACTCCGCAGCTGGTCTGACAGTATTCCTGAGCGAGGGTCGGATCCGGGCTGAGGCGCCGGGCGGTCCTGCTGTAGTGCTCCCTGGGCGCTGGGATGATGGGCTGCGTCACCTGGTGACGCTCAGCTTCGGGCCTGAGCAGCTGCAGGACCTGGGGCAGCACATGCACGTGGGTGGGAGGCTCCTTGCTGCTGACAGCCAGCCCTGGGGTGGGCCCTTCCGAGGCTGCCTCCAGGACCTGCGACTCGATGGCCGCCACCTCCCCTTCTTTCCTCTGCCACTGGATAACTCAAGCCAGCCGAGCGAGCTTGGCGGCAGGCAGTCCTGGAACCTCACCGCAGGCTGTGTCTCCGAAGACATGTGCAGTGTAAGTGTCcagggggtgagggtggggatcCTTTTTCTAGGATCTGTCCTACATCACTGGGACTTAGTGTGTCCTTTTGctgatgaggaaactcaggctgAGGAGGTGAAGTGACCTGCCCGGGGTCCCACTATAGGAAGGTGGCAGGGCAGATTTGCATTCACCGCCTCTTCAGCCCAGCTGCTCCTACCCTCTAGCAGTCCCCGTGCCTCCCCCAGCCAGTCCTGGTCTGCGAGAGACACACTGACTGAGATAGAGGCTGCCCGAGCTTTTCTGCAGGAGCTACTTGGGGAACAGGACACCCTTTTGATCATGAACAGAATTCCACCAGCCCTGGAGTTGTAACAGCTTGGGCATGAACTCTGGTTCCTCTCTTTATTGGCTGGGTGACTCAGGCAAGTGGCTTTGCCttactgagcctcagttttctcctctgtaaaatgggggtgctAGCGACTTCCTCTCCACTCGTTTGTGAGGAGATACTGGGTCTgttagtaggtgctcagtgaagaAGCACTGCAATGCTGGTTATGGTGGGTGATGCTAACTGCAGTCCTGAGCCAAcccctgccctgcctctcccACAGCCTGACCCCTGTTTCAATGGTGGGACTTGCCTCGTCACCTGGAATGACTTCCACTGTACCTGCCCTGCCAATTTCACAGGGCCTACGTGTGCCCAGCAGCTGTGGTGTCCCGGCCAGCCCTGTCTCCCACCTGCCACGTGTGAGGAGGTCCCTGATGgctttgtgtgtgagtgtgtgtcctGCGCAGCTCC encodes:
- the LOC105463894 gene encoding protein crumbs homolog 2 isoform X3, which gives rise to MALARPGTRDPQPLAYVLLLLLLLWAPALSLLAGTVPSEPPSACASDPCAPGTECQATKSGGYTCGPTEPRGCATQPCHHGALCVPQGLDPDGFRCYCVPGFQGPRCELDIDECASRPCHHGATCRNLADRYECHCPLGYAGVTCETEVDECASAPCVHGGSCLDGVGSFRCVCAPGYGGTRCQLDLDECQSQPCAHGGTCHDLVNGFRCDCAGTGYEGTRCEQEVLECASAPCAHNASCLEGLGSFRCLCWPGYSGELCEVDEDECASSPCQHGGRCLQRSDPALYGDVQATLPGTFSFRHAAGFVCHCPPGFEGADCGVEVDECASRPCLNGGRCQDLPNGFQCHCPDGYAGRAGHGGGQCLAFLSRLRRRQLGRAGSSVPPHFPSLSARPPLSTCLEGMAMEPGALWTFLGHLWLLTGPTCEEDVDECLSDPCLHGGNCSDTVAGYICRCPETWGGRDCSVQLTGCQGHTCPLAATCIPIFESGVHSYVCHCPPGTHGPFCGQNTTFSVMAGRPIQASVPAGGPLGLALRFRTTLPAGTLATRNDTRESLELALVAATLQATLWSHGTTVLVLRLPDLGLNDGHWHQVEVVLHLATLELRLWHEGCPARLCVASGPVALAPTASATPLPAGISSAQLGDATFAGCLQDVRVDGHLLLPEDLGENVLLGCERREQCQPLPCVHGGSCVDLWTHFRCNCPRPHRGPMCADEIPAATFGLGGAPSSASFLLQELPGPNLTLSFLLRTREPAGLLLQFANDSAAGLTVFLSEGRIRAEAPGGPAVVLPGRWDDGLRHLVTLSFGPEQLQDLGQHMHVGGRLLAADSQPWGGPFRGCLQDLRLDGRHLPFFPLPLDNSSQPSELGGRQSWNLTAGCVSEDMCSPDPCFNGGTCLVTWNDFHCTCPANFTGPTCAQQLWCPGQPCLPPATCVAEATFREGPPVAFSGHNASSGRSLGSLSLAFRTRDSEAWLLRATAGALAGVWLAVRNGSLAGGVRGGHGLSGAVLPIPGPRVADGAWHRVRLAMERPAAAPSRWLLWLDGAATPVALRGLAGDLGFLQGPGAAHILLAENFTGCLGRVALGGLPLPLARPRPGVAPGAQEHFAAWPGTPAPILGCRGAPMCAPSPCLHGGDCRDLFDAFACACGPGWEGPRCEAHVNPCDSAPCARGRCHTHPDGRFECHCPPGFGGPRCSLCSLPRLPVPSKECILNVTCLDGSPCEGGSPAANCSCLEGLAGQRCQVPALPCETNPCLNGGTCQAAGGVSECICNARFSGQFCEVVKGVPLPLPFPLLEVAVPAACACLLLLLLGLLSGILAARKRRQSEGTYSPSQQEVAGARLEMDSVLKVPPEERLI
- the LOC105463894 gene encoding protein crumbs homolog 2 isoform X4, which encodes MALARPGTRDPQPLAYVLLLLLLLWAPALSLLAGTVPSEPPSACASDPCAPGTECQATKSGGYTCGPTEPRGCATQPCHHGALCVPQGLDPDGFRCYCVPGFQGPRCELDIDECASRPCHHGATCRNLADRYECHCPLGYAGVTCETEVDECASAPCVHGGSCLDGVGSFRCVCAPGYGGTRCQLDLDECQSQPCAHGGTCHDLVNGFRCDCAGTGYEGTRCEQEVLECASAPCAHNASCLEGLGSFRCLCWPGYSGELCEVDEDECASSPCQHGGRCLQRSDPALYGDVQATLPGTFSFRHAAGFVCHCPPGFEGADCGVEVDECASRPCLNGGRCQDLPNGFQCHCPDGYAGPTCEEDVDECLSDPCLHGGNCSDTVAGYICRCPETWGGRDCSVQLTGCQGHTCPLAATCIPIFESGVHSYVCHCPPGTHGPFCGQNTTFSVMAGRPIQASVPAGGPLGLALRFRTTLPAGTLATRNDTRESLELALVAATLQATLWSHGTTVLVLRLPDLGLNDGHWHQVEVVLHLATLELRLWHEGCPARLCVASGPVALAPTASATPLPAGISSAQLGDATFAGCLQDVRVDGHLLLPEDLGENVLLGCERREQCQPLPCVHGGSCVDLWTHFRCNCPRPHRGPMCADEIPAATFGLGGAPSSASFLLQELPGPNLTLSFLLRTREPAGLLLQFANDSAAGLTVFLSEGRIRAEAPGGPAVVLPGRWDDGLRHLVTLSFGPEQLQDLGQHMHVGGRLLAADSQPWGGPFRGCLQDLRLDGRHLPFFPLPLDNSSQPSELGGRQSWNLTAGCVSEDMCSPDPCFNGGTCLVTWNDFHCTCPANFTGPTCAQQLWCPGQPCLPPATCEEVPDGFVCVAEATFREGPPVAFSGHNASSGRSLGSLSLAFRTRDSEAWLLRATAGALAGVWLAVRNGSLAGGVRGGHGLSGAVLPIPGPRVADGAWHRVRLAMERPAAAPSRWLLWLDGAATPVALRGLAGDLGFLQGPGAAHILLAENFTGCLGRVALGGLPLPLARPRPGVAPGAQEHFAAWPGTPAPILGCRGAPMCAPSPCLHGGDCRDLFDAFACACGPGWEGPRCEAHVNPCDSAPCARGRCHTHPDGRFECHCPPGFGGPRCSLCSLPRLPVPSKECILNVTCLDGSPCEGGSPAANCSCLEGLAGQRCQVPALPCETNPCLNGGTCQAAGGVSECICNARFSGQFCEVVKGVPLPLPFPLLEVAVPAACACLLLLLLGLLSGILAARKRRQSEGTYSPSQQEVAGARLEMDSVLKVPPEERLI